Proteins encoded in a region of the Suncus etruscus isolate mSunEtr1 chromosome 1, mSunEtr1.pri.cur, whole genome shotgun sequence genome:
- the LOC126009645 gene encoding ubiquitin-conjugating enzyme E2 D3-like produces the protein MSLKRINKELSDLARDPPAQCSAGPVGDDTFHWLATIMGPNDSPYQDGVFFLTIHFPTDYPFKPPKVAFTTRIYHPNINSNGSICLDILRSQWSPALTISKVLLSICSLLCDPNPDDPLVPEIARIYKTDRDKYNRILQQKWTQRYAM, from the coding sequence ATGTCGCTGAAACGCATCAACAAGGAACTTAGTGATTTGGCCCGTGACCCTCCAGCACAATGTTCTGCAGGTCCAGTTGGGGATGATACGTTTCATTGGCTAGCCACAATTATGGGACCTAATGACAGCCCATATCAAGACGGTGTGTTCTTTTTGACAATTCATTTTCCTACAGACTACCCCTTCAAACCACCTAAGGTTGCATTTACAACAAGAATTTATCATCCAAATATAAACAGTAATGGCAGCATTTGTCTTGATATTCTAAGGTCGCAGTGGTCTCCTGCTTTAACTATTTCTAAAGttcttttatccatttgttcACTGCTATGTGATCCAAACCCAGATGACCCTCTAGTGCCAGAGATTGCACGGATCTACAAAACAGACAGAGATAAGTACAACAGAATATTACAACAGAAATGGACTCAGAGGTACGCCATGTGA